tcctcctcacatCTGTGAGGCAGAAGGCATCTGGAGCTCATATTGGCCCCCGTTGGGTGGGAATTAGGAGTGGGTAATTAACTCAGGGAGACTTGGGATACCCTGAAAAAAATGCTATTGAGATGTCCTGACATTAGGCATGGTGGGTGGAACAAGAAGGAGCAAGAAAGGAACCTCAGGCAGATGTTAGGACATGGACTTGACCATGTGGCCTGGGAGTTTAGAAATGGGGAGAGACATCCTCCTAGATCAGATCGTGGGCTCAGTAGGCATGTTGATTCCCAGGCAGAGGTGCCAGGAACAGCATGGTAAAGAATGTACTCTCAGAGCTCACATCCCCAGGTTGCTGATGCCACTCACCCCCTCTCCTGCCATTGAGTGGCCTTGCCAGACACATAACCCTACCTAAAAAGCCAGTAAATGAGAACCTGTCAGCTACAGACATTATTTCTGAGATGCGATTTTCTTTGGGATTGAGCTGTAGTGGGCAGTGGCTCCTTACACTGTAATTTTAACTCTGTCTGCCCAGCCTCTCTGTCAAAGTAGCTGGTGATCTATAAACAGATGCTAAAAGGCACCAGGGGACTTTGCCATTTAAAGGACTCCTGCAGTgaattcttttgtaaaatggataATGGCACCCTAATTTATCCACTTTCTAAATTTGGGTCTATGGGGGTGTCCGGGGCATGCTTTTGTGCTGTCACCAGCAGACAAACAGGGAATAGAATATGGGGGTTCCTTTCCTGCTCTCGCGCCATACTCAGGATACCCTACCATAAGTGATTTCCTCTCACTGACTTGCAGAAAATGTGTGAGatgcccagcaagctaagaaggCAGTTTTGCTGGGTATCTCATACCCAAGGCTGGGGTTTGGGCGACCTGAGAGGTTAGCTCCTTAATCCTAGGATGGAAGGGAGAGCTTACATAGAAGCTTTTACTTGGAAGGTTTTGTATCTTAAGGTCAGACATAGCTATATTGCCAAGCCTAAATGCCATGTGGCCCAAGTAataatttggatatttgttcTAAACCACTTGTGGTAGGTATTGGTCCCTCTGCAACTCagccattaaataaaaattagttctgagcctgaattttaaaaagccaagtgTTGCCCCCAGCCCTCCCCCCCCCCCTCGGCACACACACACCCGGATATGTACAGTACAAACCCCAGATAATTACAACAgccaaagaagagagaaggaagtgaaTTTCCCAACCAGAAGTGTAGGGAAATTCAGATGGCTTTCTTTTCTCCCAGCAGAGGAACAGAACTAAGGGCAGGAACCAGGAGTTGGTCCAGCAGCTATAGGAGGTGATGAGAGTAGGACCAGGGGTAGGAGTTGGGTCTGGTACCCCTCACCCTCTAATTGGGAGCCCAGGGAGAAGGACTGAAAAGAAGATGGGGGTGGAAAAGAATAAAGCCAGCTTCTGCTTCCCAGGGATGCAGAGATTGGGGCATGCTGTGTCTGCAGAAGCTCCTAGTcatttctgccataattgtgagagAGAGGGGCAGCCCTCCCATAAGATTTTTCCCTTCCCGTATCACTTCCCTGaatccccttcctctccccccaGTACAGTTAAACCTCTCTCTAATTTGGAATGTTATATTTGAGAAGATGGCCACTGTGAATAAGTGACAAAACTGAATGACAGTGTCTATTTAATGAAATGCAtgtcttcaaaatatatacagtaaGTAGAACTCGATGAACAAGGCTTTTTCCACTCCTCAGGGAGCATGCATTAATGAATAGATATGATTCAAAAGTCTGTTTTCTGGTATGGGTTAAATATCCCCTCCTACAGACATATTTCCACCACTAATTTGCTTAGTACACCTTTTCTTCACAGATAAAGGAAAAATCAAGCTCAGTTTTTGTTCAAATTACGAAGAAATTCCAAATCCACAGGGGTTTGGATTAATGAGGTTTTGCTGTACTGCCTCCCCTTATTCCTCAACATGAAGTTCCCCACCTAGGATTGGGGATGGGTGGGAGGGGGTTTCAAGAGGAGGAGGGTGGAATGGGCAGGAATATACATAGGTGAAGCCAGAGAAGGGTTAGGTTGGGGGTGCGGTGGGAACTTCctgctttgatctggtttccTGGTGTGACACTCTGGGTTAAAGGCTTGAAGGCCCCTGTTAGGAGTCTAGGGGTGAGATTCTCTTCTCTCTGATCCCAGAGGACGTTAACTTCTACTGCAGGTGAGAAACAAAATAGGAGGATGGTGGGGACtgtcctgggaggaggaggtggtccATGGCTTGTGGTGTGGGCTGGCTATAGGGGAGGCCACTGCTAGGGGACTGGCATCCAGGCCCCCTTGAAGCGTCTCAATAAGTCCGCGCTCTCCTTTTTGGTGTCTTGCAGGAGAGGCAGCTTCCCCCCTTGGGTCCAACAAACCCGCGTGTGACGCTGGCCCCACCGTGGAACGGCCTGGCccccccagccccaccacccccaccccggcTGCAGATTACGGAGAACGGCGAGTTCCGAAACACCGCAGACCACTAGCCCACCCAGCATCACAgaccttctcttcctttcctgtgCACCCCACCCTGTAACAGCACCAACCACCAGGACTGGACATCACCGAGGAACAGCGGGATTGCCTCCCCGAATGCCTCCCTGGGAGGCACACTGATTGCCCACCCCCCCCCACTGCACCATTTCCAGGAGGGAGAGCGGGGACCCTCAGCCGCCCCCTTTTCCTTCCCATTGGGGTGCTGCCCTCTCTTTAACCCCCAGGGACCCTTGCCCCAGGACACCGCCTATCCCACACAGACCCCTTCACTCCGGGGTGCTATCCCCATCCTCTGCCTCATCGTTCCCCTGAGCACTGGGGGACagaccctcacccccaccctgggGGTGTGGCACCTCCAAACTTTCAACTTCAGGGTGATTTTTTTAGCAGTAACCAGAGCTGACAATCTAACTCCCCTCCACCGCCCCATTTTGGCCTCCCCTGCCCCCCTTGTTATGGGGAGGGGACCCCAGGTGAGGGGGCCCTATTACCCCTTGATTTCTCAGGAGCGTCTGGGGGGGCTCAGCACGCACAAACTCCTTCTCCTCCTACCCCTCTTAAATTTACTCCCTCCCCACCCAGAACCCAGATGGGGTGGAGGGGGCCACCGGGGCAGGGAGGGGGCGGCAAGGGGGAATGGGAGTTgtctccccttctccccacacCTGATCTGCTCTCGGCTGGTCCCAGAGCGGGGTGAGGGGGCTTATGCCCCCCCCTCCCCCAGTGTGTTGGGTGGGGTGGAATTGAGGTTAGGGTGAGGGGTCAGGGTTTAGGAGGGTGTGTATGTTGGGAGGACAGGCTAGTTGATCTGTCCTACTCTGACACACAGCCCCCCCTGTCGctcccttctctcttcttggtcTCTACTCCCAGGGGGAGGGGGGAACTTACTCTAGGAAAAGCCATGTCTCTCTCCCCCGGGGTGGGGGGACCTGTGTTGGAGGAGGGGTGTTGGGGGGCCCCCTTCCATGACTCTGTCCCCTGGGGGAGGTAGGACGGGGCTGGGCTTCCCTCTCATCCTCCCCCTCCCAATCTccttccacctccctccctcccgccagcTCCACAATTTTTCGGTGTTTCTCTGTACATAGTTATCTGGCGGGATAGGGGAGGTAGGATGGATGGGGTTTGGGGTGGGTAGGCCATGGGAGGGGAGAAGCCCCTCCTTGGCACCCCCTCTTCCCTGACTGCTGTCCCCTACCCAGCCTTGCCCCCTTCATCCTTTTGCGTTTGGTATTGAGACTCTCCTAGACTCTACTCTTTCTTTTGTATGGACAGTTTCCCTTCAGTCCCATCCCCCTACACATACACCCAGCCGGGGCCAAATTTATACTTATATAAAAGTTGTAAATATGTGAAATTTTATCCCTGTGCCCTTTCCCCACCTCAGGCCCTAGCCCTGGACCCTCCCcaaccttccttctttcttctttggctGTTGTAATTATCTGGGGTTTGTACTGTACATAtccggggtgtgtgtgtgtgggctggGGGCAACCCTTCTGTACAGAGCTTCCTGGCCCCCTCCCCCCCCGCCCCTCtgcttccctccccacccactaCCTTAAGGGTAGGGAGATGCTCTTCCtacctgttttattttgttttctcgttctccctccccaccccactcccagcctTATCTATCCCCCCCTCGCTGTCCCCTTTTCTCCACTCCCAgccccatttcctttttttctggagTGTGtggtgaaacagaaaaaaacatgtttaatAAACGGAGATTGTTCTTTTATCGCTGTGCCGACTTTCTTAGGCAGGGCTCTCCAGACAGACCTGTACGGTGGTAAGATCTGCTTTCTGAAAGGAAGCTGACAGCCTGAGAGGAAAACCGTACATCCCCACCTGATGCCACACTCTCCTCATAAAATGTCACTCTCCCCTCCCAAtaagagtttttatattttagagcagGAGTTTTGCACTGGCCAAACTTCTCCAGTCAGTCTCTCCCCTCACCACTGTGTCACTTAGTCTGAGGCCAGGAACAGCGGCGTtatctgataaaataattcatgtatatatccacatttctctcttttaaaaatcacctaGAAGGTTTCTTTAATTGCTGGTTAAAATACTCCCGTGCAGAATAGAGGAAAGAACCTGCCTAGTTCCTTAGCAAATCTGAGTTCCAGTCCCAGGTCCACTACTATTAACTGAGTGACGCTTCCAGCCCGTTTCCCCCGCCTGGAAACTGAGGACGGCAACCCCCATCCTCGCAGGTCCGGTGGGAGGACACAAGGTGATGTGGGCAAGTGCCAGGCCCACACGGTAAGTGCCCAACTAATCTTGCCCCTCTCAGGACCTACCGGGGGCGGGTGCTACACTTAATCACCAGGAAACGCAGCTTTCCGGGGCGGCTGACGGCCCGCCCCCTCCGACCGGGCTGTTCTCTCCTGGGACCTGGCTCTCGGTGCTCTGTAGCGGCGAGGACTTCGGCAGCTACCCCGGACGCCCTATACGCTGGCACCCTGGGCCAGCGCCCTCCTACTAGCACCGCCCTCCTCGTCTGCGGTAGCCAGTCAACACGAGGCTTGTAGGCTGCCCTTCATCGATTGGCTACGCCTCTAGCTCCGCCCGCCGCACTTCGCGACGGCGTCCGGCGGGGAGGCGGCGGCTTCCGGCCTGGGACGGAGCTGTAGCGGCACTGTAGCTGCGAGTGCAGCGCCGCGTGTGTAAAGGCGGGGGCGTGTCGGCGGGAAGGACAGCCGGGCCGGGACTCCCGGTGTCCGGGTGACTGCGGTTTCCCGGGAGCAGGCCTCTGTGGGCACTGTGAGGCGGAACGGAGCGGCGGGGCAGGAGCTGTTCTGGGCAGGTGAAGACAGGCTCGTGGCTGAAGGACCTCCTTCGCATCTTCCACAGGGGCTGGAAGTTACAACCCCGGTTggtgtttggtggtggtggtggtggtttgtttgtttttgctttcttggtGTGCTGGACTGATTTGCAGAAACCGCCACTGACTTAAAAGTTTCCAGTTATTGCTCGTGGGGGGAGGGGGTTGTTTGAAGAGATGTGGCTGCCTTTATCCAGGGCTTCTGTGACCTCCATCTTTTTCCTCTGCAGCCTTCCTCCCGCGTGGAGTCTACCCCCAGGCCCCTCTCCTCTATCCAATTCTTCTCACCTTCGAGGAGGCCATGGAAACCCCAACGCCTTTGCCGCCCGTACCCGCCTCCCCGACCTGCAACCCAGCCCCACGGACTATCCAGATCGAGTTCCCGCAGCATAGCTCATCGCTACTGGAATCTCTGAACCGCCACAGGCTAGAGGGAAAGTTCTGTGATGTGTCCCTCCTGGTGCAGGGCCGGGAACTTAGGGCTCATAAAGCAGTGTTGGCTGCTGCCTCTCCTTACTTCCATGACAAGCTGCTTCTGGGGGATGCACCTCGTCTCACTCTGCCGAGTGTCATTGAAGCCGATGCCTTCGAAGGGCTGCTCCAGCTCATTTATTCAGGGCGTCTCCGCCTACCACTGGATGCTCTTCCTGCTCATCTCCTTGTGGCCAGTGGCCTTCAAATGTGGCAAGTAGTAGATCAGTGCTCAGAGATTCTTAGAGAATTAGAAACTTCAGGTGGTGGAATTTCAGCCCGTGGAGCAAACTCCTACCATGCCCTTCTTTCCACTACATCCTCTACAGGAGGCTGGTGCATTCGCTCTTCGCCTTTCCAGACCCCAGTACAGTCCTCTGCTTCCACTGAAAGCCCTGCTTCCACTGAGAGCcctgtgggaggggagggaagtgaACTGGGAGAAGTGCTGCAAATTCAGgtagaagaagaagaggaagaggaggaagaagatgatgatgaggaCCAGGGGTCAGCCACACTCTCTCAGACTCCTCAGCCCCAGAGAGTATCAGGGGTTTTTCCCCGTCCTCATGGACCCCACCCACTGCCCGTGACTGCTACTCCCCGAAAGCTTCCAGAGGGTGAGAGTGCACCAGTTGAGCTTCCTGCCCCTCCTACTGCAC
This genomic window from Chlorocebus sabaeus isolate Y175 chromosome 17, mChlSab1.0.hap1, whole genome shotgun sequence contains:
- the ZBTB9 gene encoding zinc finger and BTB domain-containing protein 9 is translated as METPTPLPPVPASPTCNPAPRTIQIEFPQHSSSLLESLNRHRLEGKFCDVSLLVQGRELRAHKAVLAAASPYFHDKLLLGDAPRLTLPSVIEADAFEGLLQLIYSGRLRLPLDALPAHLLVASGLQMWQVVDQCSEILRELETSGGGISARGANSYHALLSTTSSTGGWCIRSSPFQTPVQSSASTESPASTESPVGGEGSELGEVLQIQVEEEEEEEEEDDDEDQGSATLSQTPQPQRVSGVFPRPHGPHPLPVTATPRKLPEGESAPVELPAPPTALPPKIFYIKQEPFEPKEEISGSGTQPGGAKEETKVFSGGDTEGNGELGFLLPSGAGPTSGGGGPSWKPVDLHGNEILSGGGGPGGAGQAVHGPVKLGGTPPADGKRFGCLCGKRFAVKPKRDRHIMLTFSLRPFGCGICNKRFKLKHHLTEHMKTHAGALHACPHCGRRFRVHACFLRHRDLCKGQGWATAHWTYK